The Siniperca chuatsi isolate FFG_IHB_CAS linkage group LG2, ASM2008510v1, whole genome shotgun sequence genome window below encodes:
- the ncoa5 gene encoding nuclear receptor coactivator 5 isoform X2, which translates to MSRRRSRSASPGRYSRSCSSNDPRDLERRIFVGNLPTSDMEKKDMEDLFSPYGKIVGVSMFRGFGFVQFERVEEAEAAKAAQQGRIYKGYKIDVNMAVERRQAKPQSQQSPPRRAPYSSYGDSKEPRPRSRSPVYGRDGREPREGRDGREPRDGRDGRDPGREQRPGGHSRDNDYRYRGSESRDKDLRSDPREPAFSRGDYDRYYRSGSGAEDYYRRKDEPFRDPYRDPWNGRREPEVPFNASSTVDDRARPEERRRNELYRQYYEELQRRYDTDRPVDCSVIVVNKAQKEYAETVGRKVRDLGMVVDLIFLNTEVSLTQALEDVGRARTPFAIIITQQHQVHRSCTVNILFGTPQEHRNMPMQDAMMLVAHNYDTYKVENREKEREEIARKAAKMADDVLLREPDRESHPISVLTAITLLSENRFVTPEELDSLLAYLKDKRARLLRSAAEPLAAAVHVATPAAAHHDGPPAAAGLPPPSHTTHTPPQTSHLGLSTGSTVSANPSHQQELQAKILSLFNSGTGASAGAGGLPATSQPQSYSSLGLSPSQNPPRPAVPGPTPSGSQGYGAPLGRMPGAPGGQRPPSSTSGINFDNPSVQKALDTLIQSGPALNHLVGPGAPQQPPPRQAPGMSQVPPMSMYPRHY; encoded by the exons ATGTCTCGCCGAAGAAGCCGCAGCGCATCACCAGGGCGTTATTCACGCTCCTGCAGCAGTAATGATCCTAGAGATTTGGAGAGAAGGATTTTTGTTGGGAATTTGCCGACATCCGACATGGAAAAGAAGGATATGGAAGACCTGTTCAGCCCATACGGGAAGATAGTCG GCGTGTCCATGTTTCGTGGGTTTGGATTTGTACAATTTGAACGCGTTGAGGAAGCCGAAGCTGCAAAGGCGGCCCAACAGGGTCGAATATATAAAGGTTATAAAATAG atgTAAATATGGCAGTGGAGCGACGGCAAGCTAAACCTCAATCCCAGCAGAGCCCTCCACGAAG GGCCCCGTATAGCAGTTATGGGGACAGCAAAGAGCCGCGGCCTCGGTCACGTTCACCCGTTTATGGGCGTGATGGACGTGAGCCTCGGGAAGGCCGTGATGGACGTGAGCCTCGGGACGGTCGTGATGGGAGGGACCCAGGTAGAGAGCAGAGACCGGGTGGCCACTCTCGTGACAATGATTACCGGTACCGTGGCTCAGAGAGCAGAGACAAGGACCTCAGAAGTGACCCGCGGGAACCTGCATTCAG CAGAGGTGATTATGACCGATACTACCGCAGTGGCAGTGGTGCTGAAGACTATTACCGGAGGAAGGATGAACCCTTCAGGGACCCTTACAGAGATCCCTGGAATGGGCGCCGTGAGCCAGAGG TTCCCTTCAACGCCTCATCAACTGTAGATGATCGTGCTCGACCAGAAGAGCGTCGGCGTAATGAATTGTATCGACAGTACTATGAAGAACTCCAGCGGCGCTACGACACTGACCGTCCTGTTGACTGCTCTGTGATTGTCGTCAACAAGGCGCAAAA GGAGTATGCTGAGACGGTCGGGCGGAAAGTCCGTGATTTGGGCATGGTGGTGGATCTGATCTTCCTCAACACAGAAGTGTCACTAACCCAGGCACTGGAGGATGTAGGCCGAGCCCGCACTCCCTTTGCCATCATCATTACCCAGCAGCATCAAGTCCACCGTTCCTGCACTGTCAACATCTTGTTTGGCACACCGCAAG AGCATCGAAACATGCCAATGCAGGATGCCATGATGCTGGTTGCCCACAACTATGACACCTACAAAGTTGAAAACCGTGAAAAAGAACGTGAGGAGATTGCCAGAAAGGCTGCTAAGATGGCAGATGATGTGTTACTCAGGGAGCCTGACAGAGAGAGCCACCCCATTTCTGTGCTCACTGCCATCACACTGCTGTCTGAAAACAG ATTTGTAACCCCAGAGGAACTGGATAGTCTCCTTGCGTACCTGAAGGACAAAAGAGCCCGGCTGCTACGAAGCGCTGCAGAACCTCTTGCAG CTGCAGTCCATGTTGCAACTCCTGCAGCAGCACACCATGACGGTCCGCCCGCAGCTGCAGGACTGCCTCCTCCATCCCATACTACTCACACCCCCCCACAGACCAGCCACCTCGGCCTATCTACTGGTTCAACCGTCTCCGCTAACCCCAGCCATCAGCAGGAGCTACAGGCTAAAATCCTCAGCCTGTTCAACAGTGGCACTGGGGCGTCAGCAGGAGCTGGAGGCCTGCCCGCCACCTCCCAGCCGCAGTCCTACAGCTCCCTTGGCCTATCCCCATCCCAGAACCCGCCCCGCCCAGCGGTGCCTGGCCCTACTCCATCTGGATCCCAGGGTTATGGTGCCCCACTGGGCCGCATGCCAGGTGCACCAGGTGGTCAAAGACCCCCCAGCTCTACTTCAGGTATCAATTTTGACAACCCGAGTGTACAGAAAGCTCTGGACACGCTCATTCAGAGCGGACCGGCTCTCAACCACCTGGTGGGCCCTGGTGCGCCTCAGCAGCCACCCCCCAGACAGGCACCAGGCATGAGCCAGGTCCCGCCTATGTCCATGTATCCCCGACATTACTAA
- the ncoa5 gene encoding nuclear receptor coactivator 5 isoform X5 yields the protein MSRRRSRSASPGRYSRSCSSNDPRDLERRIFVGNLPTSDMEKKDMEDLFSPYGKIVDVNMAVERRQAKPQSQQSPPRRAPYSSYGDSKEPRPRSRSPVYGRDGREPREGRDGREPRDGRDGRDPGREQRPGGHSRDNDYRYRGSESRDKDLRSDPREPAFSRGDYDRYYRSGSGAEDYYRRKDEPFRDPYRDPWNGRREPEVPFNASSTVDDRARPEERRRNELYRQYYEELQRRYDTDRPVDCSVIVVNKAQNREYAETVGRKVRDLGMVVDLIFLNTEVSLTQALEDVGRARTPFAIIITQQHQVHRSCTVNILFGTPQEHRNMPMQDAMMLVAHNYDTYKVENREKEREEIARKAAKMADDVLLREPDRESHPISVLTAITLLSENRFVTPEELDSLLAYLKDKRARLLRSAAEPLAAAVHVATPAAAHHDGPPAAAGLPPPSHTTHTPPQTSHLGLSTGSTVSANPSHQQELQAKILSLFNSGTGASAGAGGLPATSQPQSYSSLGLSPSQNPPRPAVPGPTPSGSQGYGAPLGRMPGAPGGQRPPSSTSGINFDNPSVQKALDTLIQSGPALNHLVGPGAPQQPPPRQAPGMSQVPPMSMYPRHY from the exons ATGTCTCGCCGAAGAAGCCGCAGCGCATCACCAGGGCGTTATTCACGCTCCTGCAGCAGTAATGATCCTAGAGATTTGGAGAGAAGGATTTTTGTTGGGAATTTGCCGACATCCGACATGGAAAAGAAGGATATGGAAGACCTGTTCAGCCCATACGGGAAGATAGTCG atgTAAATATGGCAGTGGAGCGACGGCAAGCTAAACCTCAATCCCAGCAGAGCCCTCCACGAAG GGCCCCGTATAGCAGTTATGGGGACAGCAAAGAGCCGCGGCCTCGGTCACGTTCACCCGTTTATGGGCGTGATGGACGTGAGCCTCGGGAAGGCCGTGATGGACGTGAGCCTCGGGACGGTCGTGATGGGAGGGACCCAGGTAGAGAGCAGAGACCGGGTGGCCACTCTCGTGACAATGATTACCGGTACCGTGGCTCAGAGAGCAGAGACAAGGACCTCAGAAGTGACCCGCGGGAACCTGCATTCAG CAGAGGTGATTATGACCGATACTACCGCAGTGGCAGTGGTGCTGAAGACTATTACCGGAGGAAGGATGAACCCTTCAGGGACCCTTACAGAGATCCCTGGAATGGGCGCCGTGAGCCAGAGG TTCCCTTCAACGCCTCATCAACTGTAGATGATCGTGCTCGACCAGAAGAGCGTCGGCGTAATGAATTGTATCGACAGTACTATGAAGAACTCCAGCGGCGCTACGACACTGACCGTCCTGTTGACTGCTCTGTGATTGTCGTCAACAAGGCGCAAAA TAGGGAGTATGCTGAGACGGTCGGGCGGAAAGTCCGTGATTTGGGCATGGTGGTGGATCTGATCTTCCTCAACACAGAAGTGTCACTAACCCAGGCACTGGAGGATGTAGGCCGAGCCCGCACTCCCTTTGCCATCATCATTACCCAGCAGCATCAAGTCCACCGTTCCTGCACTGTCAACATCTTGTTTGGCACACCGCAAG AGCATCGAAACATGCCAATGCAGGATGCCATGATGCTGGTTGCCCACAACTATGACACCTACAAAGTTGAAAACCGTGAAAAAGAACGTGAGGAGATTGCCAGAAAGGCTGCTAAGATGGCAGATGATGTGTTACTCAGGGAGCCTGACAGAGAGAGCCACCCCATTTCTGTGCTCACTGCCATCACACTGCTGTCTGAAAACAG ATTTGTAACCCCAGAGGAACTGGATAGTCTCCTTGCGTACCTGAAGGACAAAAGAGCCCGGCTGCTACGAAGCGCTGCAGAACCTCTTGCAG CTGCAGTCCATGTTGCAACTCCTGCAGCAGCACACCATGACGGTCCGCCCGCAGCTGCAGGACTGCCTCCTCCATCCCATACTACTCACACCCCCCCACAGACCAGCCACCTCGGCCTATCTACTGGTTCAACCGTCTCCGCTAACCCCAGCCATCAGCAGGAGCTACAGGCTAAAATCCTCAGCCTGTTCAACAGTGGCACTGGGGCGTCAGCAGGAGCTGGAGGCCTGCCCGCCACCTCCCAGCCGCAGTCCTACAGCTCCCTTGGCCTATCCCCATCCCAGAACCCGCCCCGCCCAGCGGTGCCTGGCCCTACTCCATCTGGATCCCAGGGTTATGGTGCCCCACTGGGCCGCATGCCAGGTGCACCAGGTGGTCAAAGACCCCCCAGCTCTACTTCAGGTATCAATTTTGACAACCCGAGTGTACAGAAAGCTCTGGACACGCTCATTCAGAGCGGACCGGCTCTCAACCACCTGGTGGGCCCTGGTGCGCCTCAGCAGCCACCCCCCAGACAGGCACCAGGCATGAGCCAGGTCCCGCCTATGTCCATGTATCCCCGACATTACTAA
- the ncoa5 gene encoding nuclear receptor coactivator 5 isoform X4, with amino-acid sequence MSRRRSRSASPGRYSRSCSSNDPRDLERRIFVGNLPTSDMEKKDMEDLFSPYGKIVGVSMFRGFGFVQFERVEEAEAAKAAQQGRIYKGYKIDVNMAVERRQAKPQSQQSPPRRAPYSSYGDSKEPRPRSRSPVYGRDGREPREGRDGREPRDGRDGRDPGREQRPGGHSRDNDYRYRGSESRDKDLRSDPREPAFRGDYDRYYRSGSGAEDYYRRKDEPFRDPYRDPWNGRREPEVPFNASSTVDDRARPEERRRNELYRQYYEELQRRYDTDRPVDCSVIVVNKAQKEYAETVGRKVRDLGMVVDLIFLNTEVSLTQALEDVGRARTPFAIIITQQHQVHRSCTVNILFGTPQEHRNMPMQDAMMLVAHNYDTYKVENREKEREEIARKAAKMADDVLLREPDRESHPISVLTAITLLSENRFVTPEELDSLLAYLKDKRARLLRSAAEPLAAAVHVATPAAAHHDGPPAAAGLPPPSHTTHTPPQTSHLGLSTGSTVSANPSHQQELQAKILSLFNSGTGASAGAGGLPATSQPQSYSSLGLSPSQNPPRPAVPGPTPSGSQGYGAPLGRMPGAPGGQRPPSSTSGINFDNPSVQKALDTLIQSGPALNHLVGPGAPQQPPPRQAPGMSQVPPMSMYPRHY; translated from the exons ATGTCTCGCCGAAGAAGCCGCAGCGCATCACCAGGGCGTTATTCACGCTCCTGCAGCAGTAATGATCCTAGAGATTTGGAGAGAAGGATTTTTGTTGGGAATTTGCCGACATCCGACATGGAAAAGAAGGATATGGAAGACCTGTTCAGCCCATACGGGAAGATAGTCG GCGTGTCCATGTTTCGTGGGTTTGGATTTGTACAATTTGAACGCGTTGAGGAAGCCGAAGCTGCAAAGGCGGCCCAACAGGGTCGAATATATAAAGGTTATAAAATAG atgTAAATATGGCAGTGGAGCGACGGCAAGCTAAACCTCAATCCCAGCAGAGCCCTCCACGAAG GGCCCCGTATAGCAGTTATGGGGACAGCAAAGAGCCGCGGCCTCGGTCACGTTCACCCGTTTATGGGCGTGATGGACGTGAGCCTCGGGAAGGCCGTGATGGACGTGAGCCTCGGGACGGTCGTGATGGGAGGGACCCAGGTAGAGAGCAGAGACCGGGTGGCCACTCTCGTGACAATGATTACCGGTACCGTGGCTCAGAGAGCAGAGACAAGGACCTCAGAAGTGACCCGCGGGAACCTGCATTCAG AGGTGATTATGACCGATACTACCGCAGTGGCAGTGGTGCTGAAGACTATTACCGGAGGAAGGATGAACCCTTCAGGGACCCTTACAGAGATCCCTGGAATGGGCGCCGTGAGCCAGAGG TTCCCTTCAACGCCTCATCAACTGTAGATGATCGTGCTCGACCAGAAGAGCGTCGGCGTAATGAATTGTATCGACAGTACTATGAAGAACTCCAGCGGCGCTACGACACTGACCGTCCTGTTGACTGCTCTGTGATTGTCGTCAACAAGGCGCAAAA GGAGTATGCTGAGACGGTCGGGCGGAAAGTCCGTGATTTGGGCATGGTGGTGGATCTGATCTTCCTCAACACAGAAGTGTCACTAACCCAGGCACTGGAGGATGTAGGCCGAGCCCGCACTCCCTTTGCCATCATCATTACCCAGCAGCATCAAGTCCACCGTTCCTGCACTGTCAACATCTTGTTTGGCACACCGCAAG AGCATCGAAACATGCCAATGCAGGATGCCATGATGCTGGTTGCCCACAACTATGACACCTACAAAGTTGAAAACCGTGAAAAAGAACGTGAGGAGATTGCCAGAAAGGCTGCTAAGATGGCAGATGATGTGTTACTCAGGGAGCCTGACAGAGAGAGCCACCCCATTTCTGTGCTCACTGCCATCACACTGCTGTCTGAAAACAG ATTTGTAACCCCAGAGGAACTGGATAGTCTCCTTGCGTACCTGAAGGACAAAAGAGCCCGGCTGCTACGAAGCGCTGCAGAACCTCTTGCAG CTGCAGTCCATGTTGCAACTCCTGCAGCAGCACACCATGACGGTCCGCCCGCAGCTGCAGGACTGCCTCCTCCATCCCATACTACTCACACCCCCCCACAGACCAGCCACCTCGGCCTATCTACTGGTTCAACCGTCTCCGCTAACCCCAGCCATCAGCAGGAGCTACAGGCTAAAATCCTCAGCCTGTTCAACAGTGGCACTGGGGCGTCAGCAGGAGCTGGAGGCCTGCCCGCCACCTCCCAGCCGCAGTCCTACAGCTCCCTTGGCCTATCCCCATCCCAGAACCCGCCCCGCCCAGCGGTGCCTGGCCCTACTCCATCTGGATCCCAGGGTTATGGTGCCCCACTGGGCCGCATGCCAGGTGCACCAGGTGGTCAAAGACCCCCCAGCTCTACTTCAGGTATCAATTTTGACAACCCGAGTGTACAGAAAGCTCTGGACACGCTCATTCAGAGCGGACCGGCTCTCAACCACCTGGTGGGCCCTGGTGCGCCTCAGCAGCCACCCCCCAGACAGGCACCAGGCATGAGCCAGGTCCCGCCTATGTCCATGTATCCCCGACATTACTAA
- the ncoa5 gene encoding nuclear receptor coactivator 5 isoform X1 has product MSRRRSRSASPGRYSRSCSSNDPRDLERRIFVGNLPTSDMEKKDMEDLFSPYGKIVGVSMFRGFGFVQFERVEEAEAAKAAQQGRIYKGYKIDVNMAVERRQAKPQSQQSPPRRAPYSSYGDSKEPRPRSRSPVYGRDGREPREGRDGREPRDGRDGRDPGREQRPGGHSRDNDYRYRGSESRDKDLRSDPREPAFSRGDYDRYYRSGSGAEDYYRRKDEPFRDPYRDPWNGRREPEVPFNASSTVDDRARPEERRRNELYRQYYEELQRRYDTDRPVDCSVIVVNKAQNREYAETVGRKVRDLGMVVDLIFLNTEVSLTQALEDVGRARTPFAIIITQQHQVHRSCTVNILFGTPQEHRNMPMQDAMMLVAHNYDTYKVENREKEREEIARKAAKMADDVLLREPDRESHPISVLTAITLLSENRFVTPEELDSLLAYLKDKRARLLRSAAEPLAAAVHVATPAAAHHDGPPAAAGLPPPSHTTHTPPQTSHLGLSTGSTVSANPSHQQELQAKILSLFNSGTGASAGAGGLPATSQPQSYSSLGLSPSQNPPRPAVPGPTPSGSQGYGAPLGRMPGAPGGQRPPSSTSGINFDNPSVQKALDTLIQSGPALNHLVGPGAPQQPPPRQAPGMSQVPPMSMYPRHY; this is encoded by the exons ATGTCTCGCCGAAGAAGCCGCAGCGCATCACCAGGGCGTTATTCACGCTCCTGCAGCAGTAATGATCCTAGAGATTTGGAGAGAAGGATTTTTGTTGGGAATTTGCCGACATCCGACATGGAAAAGAAGGATATGGAAGACCTGTTCAGCCCATACGGGAAGATAGTCG GCGTGTCCATGTTTCGTGGGTTTGGATTTGTACAATTTGAACGCGTTGAGGAAGCCGAAGCTGCAAAGGCGGCCCAACAGGGTCGAATATATAAAGGTTATAAAATAG atgTAAATATGGCAGTGGAGCGACGGCAAGCTAAACCTCAATCCCAGCAGAGCCCTCCACGAAG GGCCCCGTATAGCAGTTATGGGGACAGCAAAGAGCCGCGGCCTCGGTCACGTTCACCCGTTTATGGGCGTGATGGACGTGAGCCTCGGGAAGGCCGTGATGGACGTGAGCCTCGGGACGGTCGTGATGGGAGGGACCCAGGTAGAGAGCAGAGACCGGGTGGCCACTCTCGTGACAATGATTACCGGTACCGTGGCTCAGAGAGCAGAGACAAGGACCTCAGAAGTGACCCGCGGGAACCTGCATTCAG CAGAGGTGATTATGACCGATACTACCGCAGTGGCAGTGGTGCTGAAGACTATTACCGGAGGAAGGATGAACCCTTCAGGGACCCTTACAGAGATCCCTGGAATGGGCGCCGTGAGCCAGAGG TTCCCTTCAACGCCTCATCAACTGTAGATGATCGTGCTCGACCAGAAGAGCGTCGGCGTAATGAATTGTATCGACAGTACTATGAAGAACTCCAGCGGCGCTACGACACTGACCGTCCTGTTGACTGCTCTGTGATTGTCGTCAACAAGGCGCAAAA TAGGGAGTATGCTGAGACGGTCGGGCGGAAAGTCCGTGATTTGGGCATGGTGGTGGATCTGATCTTCCTCAACACAGAAGTGTCACTAACCCAGGCACTGGAGGATGTAGGCCGAGCCCGCACTCCCTTTGCCATCATCATTACCCAGCAGCATCAAGTCCACCGTTCCTGCACTGTCAACATCTTGTTTGGCACACCGCAAG AGCATCGAAACATGCCAATGCAGGATGCCATGATGCTGGTTGCCCACAACTATGACACCTACAAAGTTGAAAACCGTGAAAAAGAACGTGAGGAGATTGCCAGAAAGGCTGCTAAGATGGCAGATGATGTGTTACTCAGGGAGCCTGACAGAGAGAGCCACCCCATTTCTGTGCTCACTGCCATCACACTGCTGTCTGAAAACAG ATTTGTAACCCCAGAGGAACTGGATAGTCTCCTTGCGTACCTGAAGGACAAAAGAGCCCGGCTGCTACGAAGCGCTGCAGAACCTCTTGCAG CTGCAGTCCATGTTGCAACTCCTGCAGCAGCACACCATGACGGTCCGCCCGCAGCTGCAGGACTGCCTCCTCCATCCCATACTACTCACACCCCCCCACAGACCAGCCACCTCGGCCTATCTACTGGTTCAACCGTCTCCGCTAACCCCAGCCATCAGCAGGAGCTACAGGCTAAAATCCTCAGCCTGTTCAACAGTGGCACTGGGGCGTCAGCAGGAGCTGGAGGCCTGCCCGCCACCTCCCAGCCGCAGTCCTACAGCTCCCTTGGCCTATCCCCATCCCAGAACCCGCCCCGCCCAGCGGTGCCTGGCCCTACTCCATCTGGATCCCAGGGTTATGGTGCCCCACTGGGCCGCATGCCAGGTGCACCAGGTGGTCAAAGACCCCCCAGCTCTACTTCAGGTATCAATTTTGACAACCCGAGTGTACAGAAAGCTCTGGACACGCTCATTCAGAGCGGACCGGCTCTCAACCACCTGGTGGGCCCTGGTGCGCCTCAGCAGCCACCCCCCAGACAGGCACCAGGCATGAGCCAGGTCCCGCCTATGTCCATGTATCCCCGACATTACTAA
- the ncoa5 gene encoding nuclear receptor coactivator 5 isoform X3 → MSRRRSRSASPGRYSRSCSSNDPRDLERRIFVGNLPTSDMEKKDMEDLFSPYGKIVGVSMFRGFGFVQFERVEEAEAAKAAQQGRIYKGYKIDVNMAVERRQAKPQSQQSPPRRAPYSSYGDSKEPRPRSRSPVYGRDGREPREGRDGREPRDGRDGRDPGREQRPGGHSRDNDYRYRGSESRDKDLRSDPREPAFRGDYDRYYRSGSGAEDYYRRKDEPFRDPYRDPWNGRREPEVPFNASSTVDDRARPEERRRNELYRQYYEELQRRYDTDRPVDCSVIVVNKAQNREYAETVGRKVRDLGMVVDLIFLNTEVSLTQALEDVGRARTPFAIIITQQHQVHRSCTVNILFGTPQEHRNMPMQDAMMLVAHNYDTYKVENREKEREEIARKAAKMADDVLLREPDRESHPISVLTAITLLSENRFVTPEELDSLLAYLKDKRARLLRSAAEPLAAAVHVATPAAAHHDGPPAAAGLPPPSHTTHTPPQTSHLGLSTGSTVSANPSHQQELQAKILSLFNSGTGASAGAGGLPATSQPQSYSSLGLSPSQNPPRPAVPGPTPSGSQGYGAPLGRMPGAPGGQRPPSSTSGINFDNPSVQKALDTLIQSGPALNHLVGPGAPQQPPPRQAPGMSQVPPMSMYPRHY, encoded by the exons ATGTCTCGCCGAAGAAGCCGCAGCGCATCACCAGGGCGTTATTCACGCTCCTGCAGCAGTAATGATCCTAGAGATTTGGAGAGAAGGATTTTTGTTGGGAATTTGCCGACATCCGACATGGAAAAGAAGGATATGGAAGACCTGTTCAGCCCATACGGGAAGATAGTCG GCGTGTCCATGTTTCGTGGGTTTGGATTTGTACAATTTGAACGCGTTGAGGAAGCCGAAGCTGCAAAGGCGGCCCAACAGGGTCGAATATATAAAGGTTATAAAATAG atgTAAATATGGCAGTGGAGCGACGGCAAGCTAAACCTCAATCCCAGCAGAGCCCTCCACGAAG GGCCCCGTATAGCAGTTATGGGGACAGCAAAGAGCCGCGGCCTCGGTCACGTTCACCCGTTTATGGGCGTGATGGACGTGAGCCTCGGGAAGGCCGTGATGGACGTGAGCCTCGGGACGGTCGTGATGGGAGGGACCCAGGTAGAGAGCAGAGACCGGGTGGCCACTCTCGTGACAATGATTACCGGTACCGTGGCTCAGAGAGCAGAGACAAGGACCTCAGAAGTGACCCGCGGGAACCTGCATTCAG AGGTGATTATGACCGATACTACCGCAGTGGCAGTGGTGCTGAAGACTATTACCGGAGGAAGGATGAACCCTTCAGGGACCCTTACAGAGATCCCTGGAATGGGCGCCGTGAGCCAGAGG TTCCCTTCAACGCCTCATCAACTGTAGATGATCGTGCTCGACCAGAAGAGCGTCGGCGTAATGAATTGTATCGACAGTACTATGAAGAACTCCAGCGGCGCTACGACACTGACCGTCCTGTTGACTGCTCTGTGATTGTCGTCAACAAGGCGCAAAA TAGGGAGTATGCTGAGACGGTCGGGCGGAAAGTCCGTGATTTGGGCATGGTGGTGGATCTGATCTTCCTCAACACAGAAGTGTCACTAACCCAGGCACTGGAGGATGTAGGCCGAGCCCGCACTCCCTTTGCCATCATCATTACCCAGCAGCATCAAGTCCACCGTTCCTGCACTGTCAACATCTTGTTTGGCACACCGCAAG AGCATCGAAACATGCCAATGCAGGATGCCATGATGCTGGTTGCCCACAACTATGACACCTACAAAGTTGAAAACCGTGAAAAAGAACGTGAGGAGATTGCCAGAAAGGCTGCTAAGATGGCAGATGATGTGTTACTCAGGGAGCCTGACAGAGAGAGCCACCCCATTTCTGTGCTCACTGCCATCACACTGCTGTCTGAAAACAG ATTTGTAACCCCAGAGGAACTGGATAGTCTCCTTGCGTACCTGAAGGACAAAAGAGCCCGGCTGCTACGAAGCGCTGCAGAACCTCTTGCAG CTGCAGTCCATGTTGCAACTCCTGCAGCAGCACACCATGACGGTCCGCCCGCAGCTGCAGGACTGCCTCCTCCATCCCATACTACTCACACCCCCCCACAGACCAGCCACCTCGGCCTATCTACTGGTTCAACCGTCTCCGCTAACCCCAGCCATCAGCAGGAGCTACAGGCTAAAATCCTCAGCCTGTTCAACAGTGGCACTGGGGCGTCAGCAGGAGCTGGAGGCCTGCCCGCCACCTCCCAGCCGCAGTCCTACAGCTCCCTTGGCCTATCCCCATCCCAGAACCCGCCCCGCCCAGCGGTGCCTGGCCCTACTCCATCTGGATCCCAGGGTTATGGTGCCCCACTGGGCCGCATGCCAGGTGCACCAGGTGGTCAAAGACCCCCCAGCTCTACTTCAGGTATCAATTTTGACAACCCGAGTGTACAGAAAGCTCTGGACACGCTCATTCAGAGCGGACCGGCTCTCAACCACCTGGTGGGCCCTGGTGCGCCTCAGCAGCCACCCCCCAGACAGGCACCAGGCATGAGCCAGGTCCCGCCTATGTCCATGTATCCCCGACATTACTAA